Proteins from a single region of Pseudomonas fulva:
- the hutG gene encoding formimidoylglutamase — protein MLADRHSMAAWSGRTDPEADSARWHQRIQPLAEDSQPGLALLGFACDEGVRRNHGRVGAAAAPQSVRKALANLAWHRQAPAFDAGDVTCEDGNLEAAQGRLGQNICALLDAGHLPLVIGGGHEVAFGSWSGLAEHLSGQAAPRMAAPRMAAPRIGIINFDAHFDLRDPAHVHSSGTPFAQIAEQCAVHGWPFRYACLGVSRASNTRALFARAAELNVLVREDQQIRESTLDAIGAELDAFTAECDALYLTIDIDVLPACEAPGVSAPAARGVRLELLEPLLERLKASGKLRLADLAEINPEYDIDNRTAKVAARLIHLLSL, from the coding sequence ATGCTCGCTGATCGTCACTCGATGGCCGCCTGGAGCGGTCGCACCGACCCGGAAGCCGACAGCGCCCGCTGGCACCAGCGCATCCAGCCGCTGGCCGAAGACAGCCAGCCGGGCCTGGCTCTGCTCGGCTTTGCCTGCGACGAAGGCGTGCGCCGCAACCATGGCCGTGTCGGCGCTGCCGCTGCACCGCAAAGCGTGCGCAAGGCCCTGGCCAACCTCGCCTGGCATCGTCAGGCGCCGGCCTTTGACGCCGGTGACGTGACCTGTGAGGACGGCAACCTGGAGGCGGCCCAGGGGCGCCTCGGCCAAAACATCTGCGCGCTGCTGGACGCCGGCCATCTGCCGCTGGTGATCGGAGGTGGGCATGAAGTGGCCTTCGGTAGCTGGTCGGGCCTGGCCGAGCACCTTAGCGGCCAAGCCGCCCCACGGATGGCCGCCCCACGGATGGCCGCCCCACGTATCGGCATCATCAATTTCGATGCCCATTTCGACCTGCGCGACCCGGCCCATGTGCATTCCTCCGGCACCCCCTTCGCGCAGATCGCCGAGCAGTGCGCCGTACACGGCTGGCCATTCCGCTACGCCTGCCTCGGCGTCAGCCGAGCCAGCAACACCCGCGCGCTGTTCGCCCGCGCCGCCGAGCTGAACGTGCTGGTGCGCGAGGATCAGCAGATTCGCGAGTCGACCCTGGATGCCATCGGCGCCGAACTGGACGCCTTCACCGCCGAGTGCGACGCGCTCTACCTGACCATCGATATCGACGTGCTGCCGGCGTGCGAAGCGCCGGGCGTCAGCGCGCCGGCCGCCCGTGGCGTGCGCCTGGAGCTGCTGGAACCGCTGCTCGAACGGCTCAAGGCCAGTGGCAAGCTGCGCCTGGCCGACCTGGCCGAAATCAACCCCGAATACGACATCGACAACCGCACCGCCAAGGTAGCGGCGCGGCTGATTCATCTGCTCAGCCTCTGA
- a CDS encoding YjiH family protein: MSESLPLSGGVSRPRALARLLGYSLIGLLLFFVPFEIAGRSTILLDHAASALQLHARPLVIGVALLFMLYGALAPWLDGSWRRSLTHSVFSVLKVCGLLIGAAYLLQLGPQALYQPDMLPFLFEKLVLSLALIVPLGSLALVFLIGFGLLELIGVLMQPVMRPIWRTPGKSAIDAVASFVGSYSVGLLITDRMYQQGHYSVREAAIIATGFSTVSAPFMVIIAKTLGLMGQWNLYFWGAMAVTFTVTAISARIYPLSRLPSESTPEAQLQPGESRLGSAWRAGMQQASIAPSLGAALRETFVDGLRMTAAILPSILAVGLLGLLAAKYTPLFDALGVLLYPLTWLFGLEEPMQVARALSAGLAEMFLPAMLLKDAHVLVKFVTAIVSVSSVLFLSASIPCVLATRIPLSLGHLLLIWLQRTLLSLLLAIPLAYLAQFLGWL; this comes from the coding sequence ATGTCTGAGTCCCTGCCCTTGAGCGGCGGCGTGTCGCGCCCCCGCGCCCTGGCGCGCCTGCTGGGTTACAGCCTGATTGGCCTGCTGCTGTTCTTCGTGCCGTTCGAGATCGCCGGGCGCTCTACCATCCTGCTCGACCACGCGGCCAGCGCCCTGCAATTGCATGCGCGGCCACTGGTGATCGGCGTGGCGCTGCTGTTCATGCTCTACGGCGCGCTGGCGCCCTGGCTCGACGGCAGTTGGCGGCGCAGCCTGACCCACAGCGTATTCAGTGTGCTCAAGGTGTGCGGCCTGCTGATCGGCGCCGCTTACCTGCTGCAGCTCGGCCCGCAGGCGTTGTACCAGCCGGACATGCTGCCGTTCCTGTTCGAGAAGCTGGTGCTCAGCCTGGCGCTGATCGTGCCGCTGGGTTCGCTGGCCCTGGTATTTCTGATCGGCTTCGGCCTGCTGGAACTGATCGGCGTGCTGATGCAGCCGGTGATGCGGCCGATCTGGCGCACCCCGGGCAAGTCGGCCATCGACGCCGTGGCATCCTTCGTCGGCAGCTACTCGGTGGGCCTGTTGATCACCGACCGCATGTACCAGCAGGGCCATTACAGCGTGCGCGAGGCGGCGATCATCGCCACCGGCTTCTCCACCGTGTCGGCGCCGTTCATGGTGATCATCGCCAAGACCCTGGGCCTGATGGGCCAGTGGAACCTGTATTTCTGGGGCGCCATGGCGGTGACCTTCACCGTTACCGCGATCAGCGCGCGCATCTACCCGCTGTCGCGTCTGCCGTCCGAGTCCACCCCCGAGGCACAGTTGCAGCCCGGCGAAAGCCGCCTGGGCAGCGCCTGGCGCGCCGGCATGCAACAGGCCAGCATCGCACCGTCGCTGGGCGCGGCGCTGCGCGAAACCTTCGTCGATGGCCTGCGCATGACCGCCGCCATCCTGCCGAGCATCCTCGCCGTCGGCCTGCTCGGGCTGCTGGCTGCCAAGTACACGCCGCTGTTCGACGCCCTCGGCGTGCTGCTCTACCCGCTGACCTGGCTGTTCGGCCTGGAGGAACCCATGCAGGTGGCCCGCGCCCTGTCCGCCGGCCTGGCCGAGATGTTCCTGCCGGCGATGCTGCTCAAGGACGCCCACGTGCTGGTGAAGTTCGTCACCGCCATCGTCTCGGTCAGCAGCGTGCTGTTTCTCTCCGCCTCGATTCCCTGCGTGCTGGCCACGCGGATTCCCCTGAGCCTGGGCCACCTGCTGCTGATCTGGCTGCAGCGCACCCTGCTCAGCCTGCTGTTGGCCATTCCGCTGGCCTACCTCGCCCAATTTCTGGGTTGGCTCTGA
- a CDS encoding TetR/AcrR family transcriptional regulator, translated as MSDTSLQSSGPGRPKDPAKRQAILEAAKCLFVRHGYAGSSMDAIAAHAGVSKLTVYSHFTDKETLFCAAVKARCEEQLPELFFEFPAGATAHNVLLNIARGFSQLLNSSESVDLHRLMTSLGAQDPQLAKIFYEAGPQRLLAEMERLLGKMDHSGQLRIESPKLAADQFFSLLKGGANFRLLIGCGEPETEAQQEQHARATVEMFLRAYRP; from the coding sequence ATGTCAGACACTTCATTGCAGTCCAGCGGCCCCGGCCGCCCCAAGGATCCCGCCAAGCGCCAAGCCATTCTCGAAGCGGCCAAATGCCTGTTCGTGCGCCACGGTTACGCCGGCAGCAGCATGGACGCCATCGCCGCCCACGCAGGGGTTTCCAAGCTCACGGTGTACAGCCACTTCACCGACAAGGAGACGCTGTTCTGCGCCGCGGTGAAGGCCCGCTGCGAGGAGCAATTGCCCGAGCTGTTCTTCGAGTTTCCCGCCGGCGCCACTGCCCACAACGTACTGCTGAACATCGCCCGCGGCTTCAGCCAGTTGCTCAACAGCAGCGAATCGGTCGACCTGCACCGACTGATGACCAGCCTTGGCGCCCAGGACCCGCAACTGGCGAAAATCTTCTATGAGGCCGGCCCGCAGCGCCTGCTGGCCGAGATGGAGCGCCTGTTGGGCAAGATGGACCACAGCGGCCAGCTGCGCATCGAGTCGCCGAAGCTCGCCGCCGATCAGTTCTTCTCCCTGCTCAAGGGCGGCGCCAATTTCCGCCTGCTGATCGGCTGCGGCGAGCCGGAAACCGAGGCGCAGCAGGAGCAGCACGCCCGCGCCACCGTGGAGATGTTCCTGCGCGCCTATCGCCCCTGA
- a CDS encoding peptidoglycan-binding domain-containing protein: protein MQPSASTSQEEKPAQPAPVAEQTAAAPASAQSAPQPAAAATPSEAPAAAPAAREPQEYEIQPGQCWVHAQVRPRPVQSTQEVVVKDSVNKITVTPAELEKGFKQVVTREGTKTYRIEPPTYRVVSEQVKIRPEVKRYIVVPAVYEDVKETVTLEEAKTVLDQCRAAGTRYSSGTGAMSFCARQVPAKQEVVKVKKLVSPETVRVETDPAQYKSVTRWIVDKPAQAVEVTLDPEYTKVASTEVVRPVEANQIILPEEKRQLQVTRFEGTARIVSRQTICDPDINDDLVTRLQQSLVKRGFNPGQVDGKLGKRTLDALTEFQTANGLAVGALTLESLTALEVQ from the coding sequence ATGCAACCGTCCGCATCGACCTCTCAAGAAGAAAAGCCGGCGCAACCGGCTCCCGTCGCAGAACAGACCGCCGCCGCACCCGCCAGCGCGCAATCCGCGCCGCAGCCGGCTGCTGCCGCGACGCCGAGCGAGGCGCCAGCTGCCGCGCCGGCCGCCCGCGAGCCCCAGGAATACGAAATCCAGCCGGGTCAGTGCTGGGTGCATGCCCAGGTTCGCCCACGCCCGGTGCAGAGCACCCAGGAAGTGGTGGTCAAGGACTCGGTCAACAAGATCACCGTCACCCCCGCCGAGCTCGAAAAGGGCTTCAAGCAGGTGGTCACCCGTGAAGGTACCAAGACCTACCGCATCGAGCCGCCGACCTACCGGGTGGTCTCCGAACAGGTGAAGATTCGCCCGGAAGTGAAACGCTACATCGTGGTGCCGGCCGTCTACGAGGACGTCAAGGAAACCGTGACCCTCGAAGAAGCCAAGACCGTACTCGACCAGTGCCGCGCCGCCGGCACCCGTTATTCGAGCGGCACCGGCGCCATGTCCTTCTGCGCCCGCCAGGTGCCGGCCAAGCAGGAAGTGGTCAAGGTCAAGAAGCTGGTTTCGCCGGAAACCGTGCGGGTGGAAACCGACCCTGCGCAATACAAGAGCGTGACCCGCTGGATCGTCGACAAGCCGGCCCAGGCCGTGGAAGTCACCCTCGATCCGGAATACACCAAGGTCGCCTCCACCGAGGTGGTGCGCCCGGTGGAAGCCAACCAGATCATCCTGCCGGAAGAGAAGCGCCAGCTGCAGGTCACCCGCTTCGAAGGCACGGCACGCATCGTCTCACGGCAGACTATTTGCGACCCGGACATCAATGACGATCTGGTCACCCGCTTGCAGCAGAGCCTGGTCAAGCGTGGCTTCAACCCCGGCCAGGTGGACGGCAAGCTCGGCAAGCGCACCCTTGATGCGCTGACCGAATTCCAGACCGCCAACGGCCTGGCCGTCGGGGCCCTGACCCTGGAAAGCCTGACCGCCCTGGAAGTCCAGTAA
- a CDS encoding efflux RND transporter permease subunit — MSFNLSAWALQHRQIVLYLMLLLGVVGALSYTKLGQSEDPPFTFKAMVVKTNWPGATAEQVARQVTERIEKKLMETGEYERIVSFSRPGESQVTFMARDSMHSDEIPELWYQLRKKIGDIRHTLPAGIQGPFFNDEFGTTFGNIYALTGNGFDYAVLKDYADRVQLQLQRVKDVGKVELVGLQDEKIWIELSNTKLATLGLPLSAVQQALEQQNAMPVAGFFETDSDRVQLRVSGNFETVEQIRDFPIRVAERTFRIGDVAEVSRGFNDPPAPRMRFMGEDAIGLAVSMKPGGDILVLGKALEGEFTRLQNNLPAGMQLRKVSDQPAAVKTGVGEFVKVLTEALIIVLLVSFFSLGLRTGLVVALSIPLVLAMTFAAMYYLNIGLHKISLGALVLALGLLVDDAIIAVEIMAIKMEQGYDRLKAASFAWTSTAFPMLTGTLITAAGFLPIATAQSGTGEYTRSIFQVVTIALLMSWVAAVMFVPYLGARLLPDLAKRAALKHGSTGGHDPYSTPFYARVRRLVDWCVRWRKTVIVLTLALFVGSIFLFRFVPQQFFPASGRLELMVDFKLAEGASLIATEAEVRRLEARLAGHPGVDNYVAYVGTGSPRFYLPLDQQLPATSFAQIVVLATSIEEREAVRAWLIDVLHDEFPGLRTRISRLENGPPVGYPVQFRVSGEHIDEVRALARQVADKVRANPDVVNVHLDWQEPSKVVYLNIDQERARALGVSTAEVAKFLRSSLNGSSVSDYREDNELIEILLRGTSAERQALQLLPSLAVPTDSGKSVALAQIASLEYGFEEGVIWHRNRLPTVTVRADIYGAQQPATLTQQILPTLAEIRASLPDGYLLEVGGSVEDSSKGQASVAAGVPLFVVVVLTLLMLQLKSFSRMTMVFLTAPLGLIGVTLFLLLFGQPFGFVAMLGTIALSGMIMRNSVILVDQIEQDREAGLDSWNAIVEATVRRFRPIVLTALAAVLAMIPLSRSVFFGPMAVAIMGGLVVATALTLLFLPALYAAWFRVKPSDRAQAAGDH; from the coding sequence ATGTCGTTCAACCTCTCCGCCTGGGCGTTGCAGCACCGCCAGATCGTGCTCTACCTCATGCTGCTGCTCGGCGTCGTCGGCGCGCTGTCCTACACCAAGCTGGGGCAGAGCGAAGACCCGCCGTTCACCTTCAAGGCCATGGTGGTGAAGACCAACTGGCCGGGGGCCACCGCCGAGCAGGTGGCGCGCCAGGTTACCGAGCGCATCGAGAAGAAACTGATGGAAACCGGCGAGTACGAACGCATCGTGTCGTTCTCCCGGCCCGGCGAGTCCCAGGTCACCTTCATGGCCCGGGACTCGATGCACTCCGACGAGATTCCCGAACTCTGGTACCAGCTGCGCAAGAAGATCGGCGACATCCGCCATACCCTGCCCGCCGGCATCCAGGGGCCGTTCTTCAACGACGAATTCGGCACCACCTTCGGCAATATCTACGCCCTGACCGGCAACGGTTTCGACTATGCGGTACTCAAGGATTACGCCGACCGCGTGCAACTGCAGCTGCAGCGCGTGAAGGATGTCGGCAAGGTCGAGCTGGTCGGCCTGCAGGACGAGAAGATCTGGATTGAGCTGTCCAACACCAAGCTCGCCACCCTCGGCCTGCCGCTTTCCGCCGTGCAGCAAGCCCTCGAACAGCAGAACGCCATGCCCGTGGCCGGCTTTTTCGAGACCGACAGCGACCGGGTGCAACTGCGCGTCAGCGGCAATTTCGAGACGGTCGAGCAGATCCGCGATTTCCCCATCCGGGTGGCCGAGCGCACCTTTCGCATTGGCGATGTAGCCGAGGTCAGCCGCGGCTTCAACGACCCGCCGGCGCCGCGCATGCGCTTCATGGGCGAGGATGCCATTGGTCTCGCGGTTTCCATGAAGCCCGGCGGCGACATCCTGGTGCTCGGCAAGGCATTGGAGGGCGAGTTCACCCGCCTGCAGAACAACCTGCCGGCGGGCATGCAACTGCGCAAGGTGTCCGATCAGCCGGCGGCGGTGAAGACCGGTGTCGGCGAGTTCGTCAAGGTGCTCACCGAGGCGCTGATCATCGTCCTGCTGGTCAGCTTCTTCTCCCTCGGGCTGCGTACCGGGCTGGTGGTGGCGCTGTCGATTCCCCTGGTGCTGGCGATGACCTTCGCCGCCATGTACTACCTGAACATCGGCCTGCACAAGATCTCCCTCGGCGCCCTGGTGCTGGCCCTGGGCCTGCTGGTGGACGACGCGATCATTGCCGTGGAGATCATGGCGATCAAGATGGAACAGGGCTACGACCGCCTCAAGGCAGCGAGTTTCGCCTGGACCAGCACGGCGTTCCCGATGCTCACCGGCACGCTGATCACCGCGGCGGGCTTTCTGCCGATCGCCACGGCGCAGTCGGGCACCGGCGAATACACCCGCTCGATATTCCAGGTGGTGACCATCGCGCTGCTGATGTCCTGGGTGGCGGCGGTGATGTTCGTGCCGTACCTGGGCGCGCGCCTGCTGCCGGATCTGGCCAAGCGCGCCGCCCTCAAGCATGGCAGCACGGGCGGGCATGACCCTTATTCGACGCCTTTCTATGCACGTGTCCGGCGTCTGGTGGATTGGTGCGTGCGCTGGCGCAAGACGGTCATCGTGCTGACCCTGGCGCTGTTCGTCGGCTCGATCTTTCTGTTCCGTTTCGTGCCGCAGCAATTCTTTCCCGCTTCGGGGCGCCTGGAGCTGATGGTCGATTTCAAGCTGGCCGAAGGCGCATCGCTGATCGCCACCGAGGCCGAGGTGCGCCGCCTGGAAGCGCGCCTCGCGGGTCACCCGGGTGTGGACAACTACGTGGCTTATGTCGGCACCGGGTCGCCGCGCTTCTACCTGCCGCTGGACCAGCAACTGCCGGCCACCAGCTTCGCGCAGATCGTGGTGCTGGCCACATCCATCGAGGAGCGCGAAGCCGTACGCGCCTGGTTGATCGACGTGCTGCACGACGAATTCCCAGGCCTGCGCACACGGATCTCGCGCCTGGAGAATGGTCCACCGGTGGGCTACCCGGTGCAGTTCCGGGTCTCCGGCGAACATATCGACGAAGTGCGCGCCCTGGCCCGCCAGGTCGCCGACAAGGTGCGCGCCAACCCCGACGTGGTCAACGTGCACCTGGACTGGCAGGAGCCGAGCAAGGTGGTGTACCTGAACATCGACCAGGAGCGTGCCCGCGCCCTTGGCGTAAGCACCGCCGAGGTGGCCAAGTTCCTGCGCAGTTCACTCAATGGTTCGTCGGTCAGCGATTACCGCGAGGACAACGAGCTGATCGAAATCCTCCTGCGCGGCACCTCGGCCGAGCGCCAGGCGCTGCAGTTGCTGCCGAGCCTGGCGGTGCCCACCGACAGCGGCAAGAGCGTGGCCCTGGCGCAGATCGCCAGCCTGGAATACGGCTTCGAGGAGGGCGTGATCTGGCACCGCAACCGCCTGCCGACGGTCACCGTGCGCGCCGACATCTATGGAGCCCAGCAGCCCGCCACCCTGACCCAGCAGATCCTGCCGACCCTGGCCGAGATCCGCGCCAGCCTGCCGGATGGCTACCTGCTGGAAGTGGGCGGCTCGGTGGAGGATTCCTCCAAGGGTCAGGCCTCGGTGGCGGCCGGCGTGCCGTTGTTCGTGGTGGTGGTGCTGACCCTGCTGATGCTGCAGCTCAAGAGCTTCTCGCGCATGACCATGGTGTTTCTCACTGCGCCGCTGGGGCTGATCGGCGTGACCCTGTTCCTGCTGCTGTTCGGTCAGCCGTTCGGTTTCGTGGCGATGCTCGGCACCATCGCGCTGTCAGGGATGATCATGCGCAACTCGGTGATTCTGGTCGACCAGATCGAGCAGGACCGCGAGGCCGGGCTGGACAGCTGGAACGCCATAGTCGAAGCCACCGTGCGGCGCTTCCGGCCCATCGTGCTGACCGCGCTGGCGGCGGTACTGGCGATGATTCCGCTGTCGCGCAGCGTGTTCTTCGGGCCGATGGCGGTGGCGATCATGGGCGGGCTGGTGGTGGCCACCGCGCTGACCCTGCTGTTTCTACCGGCGCTGTATGCGGCGTGGTTCAGGGTGAAGCCTAGCGACAGGGCGCAGGCTGCGGGTGACCACTAA
- a CDS encoding GFA family protein yields MDRFSGGCLCSQVRFEATGQPKRVGICHCLDCRKHHGALFYAAAIFLHNAVTVSGETHSYAGRHFCPRCGASLFARSADEIEIHLGALDAPDQLQPTYECWTSRREAWLPAFPLAKRYPQDRS; encoded by the coding sequence ATGGATCGATTCAGCGGCGGCTGCCTGTGCAGCCAGGTACGTTTCGAGGCCACGGGGCAGCCTAAGCGAGTCGGCATCTGCCATTGCCTCGACTGCCGCAAGCACCATGGCGCGCTGTTCTACGCCGCGGCGATCTTCCTCCACAACGCCGTGACGGTCAGCGGCGAAACCCATAGCTACGCCGGGCGCCACTTCTGTCCGCGTTGCGGCGCCTCGCTGTTCGCCCGCAGCGCCGATGAAATCGAAATCCACCTGGGCGCCCTCGACGCGCCCGATCAGCTGCAGCCTACCTACGAATGCTGGACGAGCCGGCGCGAAGCCTGGCTACCGGCCTTTCCCCTCGCCAAGCGCTATCCCCAGGATCGCTCCTGA
- a CDS encoding efflux RND transporter periplasmic adaptor subunit has protein sequence MSRHALSRLAPLCLALSLAACSDTQAPQPGIRPAMVAQPQLAAEQVDSYPGEIRARLEPELAFRIGGKVTRRLVEVGQRVDKDAPLAELDPQDVRLQLDASRAQLQSAESNLQLARAERDRYRTLQQRGMISKSQADNAENTFRAAEARLRQVRAELNVADNQAGYAVLKAPQSGVIVQRRAEVGQVVAAGQTVFVLAADGEREVAIDLPEQAIRNLAIGQEVAVELWSQPGQQLAGRVRELSPAADPRSRTYAARIALQRADARVELGQSARVFIARTGEVPLAVPLSALSAERGQPYVWVVDPQTSTLKRTAVRVGAYGEKSVPVLDGLQASDWVVVAGVQVLLDGQQVRPVDRQNRAVDLAAKE, from the coding sequence ATGTCTCGCCATGCTCTGTCTCGCCTCGCGCCCCTGTGCCTGGCCCTTTCCCTTGCTGCCTGCAGCGATACCCAGGCGCCGCAGCCGGGCATTCGACCGGCCATGGTGGCGCAACCGCAGCTGGCGGCTGAACAGGTGGACAGTTACCCAGGTGAGATAAGGGCGCGGCTGGAGCCGGAACTGGCGTTTCGCATCGGCGGCAAGGTCACCCGGCGCCTGGTCGAAGTGGGCCAACGGGTCGACAAGGATGCGCCGCTGGCCGAACTGGACCCGCAGGACGTGCGCCTGCAGCTCGACGCCTCTCGCGCCCAGCTGCAGTCGGCCGAATCCAACCTGCAACTGGCGCGTGCCGAGCGCGACCGCTACCGCACCCTGCAGCAGCGCGGGATGATCAGCAAATCCCAGGCCGACAACGCCGAAAATACCTTTCGCGCCGCCGAAGCGCGCCTGCGCCAGGTGCGCGCCGAGCTCAACGTCGCCGACAACCAGGCCGGCTATGCCGTGCTGAAGGCGCCGCAGAGCGGGGTGATCGTGCAGCGCCGTGCCGAGGTCGGGCAGGTGGTGGCGGCCGGGCAGACGGTGTTCGTGCTGGCCGCCGATGGCGAGCGCGAGGTGGCGATCGACCTGCCCGAGCAGGCGATCAGAAACCTCGCCATCGGCCAGGAGGTGGCCGTGGAGCTGTGGTCGCAGCCCGGCCAGCAGCTGGCCGGGCGGGTGCGTGAACTGTCGCCGGCGGCCGATCCGCGTTCGCGCACCTATGCGGCGCGCATCGCCCTGCAACGAGCGGATGCGCGAGTCGAGCTGGGTCAGAGCGCCCGGGTATTCATCGCCCGCACTGGCGAGGTGCCGCTGGCGGTGCCGCTGTCGGCCCTGAGTGCGGAAAGGGGCCAGCCCTACGTCTGGGTGGTCGACCCGCAGACCTCCACGCTCAAGCGCACCGCCGTGCGGGTCGGTGCCTATGGCGAAAAGAGCGTACCGGTGCTCGACGGCCTGCAGGCCAGCGACTGGGTGGTGGTGGCCGGCGTGCAGGTGCTGCTCGACGGGCAGCAGGTGCGCCCGGTGGATCGGCAGAACCGCGCCGTCGACCTGGCCGCCAAGGAGTAA
- the hutI gene encoding imidazolonepropionase, protein MASSQSTRLLWRNVTLFDGLEQLPEPMAVLVEHGRIAGLWPQSGFDPSLAGGAEEAANGGVMTPGLVDCHTHLVYAGDRAGEFEQRLEGVSYETIARNGGGILSTVRATRAAGEDELIEASLPRLDALLADGVTTLEIKSGYGLTLDDELKMLRVARRLATLRPVRISTTLLGAHALPPEYAGNADGYIELVCERMIPAAADQRLADAVDVFCEGIAFSPAQCERVFQAAQRHGLAIKAHAEQLSNLGGSALAARYGALSADHIEYLDEAGVRAMAEAGTTAVLLPGAFHVLRETRLPPIELLRQYGVPMAVASDANPGTSPICMPTLMANLACTLFRFTPREALAGMTAHGARALGLPDLGRIAVGAPADLCLWDIQQPAELAYAVQAGRLRQRVFNGAITYAR, encoded by the coding sequence ATGGCTTCCTCTCAGTCCACCCGTTTGCTCTGGCGCAACGTCACGCTGTTCGACGGCCTCGAGCAACTCCCCGAGCCGATGGCCGTGCTGGTCGAACACGGACGTATTGCCGGTCTATGGCCGCAAAGCGGCTTCGATCCAAGCCTGGCCGGTGGCGCCGAGGAAGCGGCCAACGGCGGCGTGATGACCCCCGGCCTGGTCGACTGCCACACCCATCTGGTGTACGCCGGTGACCGCGCCGGCGAATTCGAGCAGCGCCTGGAAGGCGTCAGCTACGAAACCATCGCCCGCAACGGCGGTGGCATTCTCAGCACGGTGCGGGCTACCCGCGCCGCGGGCGAAGACGAATTGATCGAAGCCAGCCTGCCGCGCCTGGATGCCCTGCTGGCCGACGGCGTCACCACCCTGGAGATCAAATCCGGCTACGGCCTGACCCTGGACGACGAACTGAAGATGCTGCGCGTGGCCCGCCGCCTCGCCACCCTGCGCCCGGTGCGTATCAGCACCACGCTGCTGGGTGCCCACGCCCTGCCGCCCGAATACGCCGGCAATGCCGACGGCTATATCGAGCTGGTCTGCGAGCGGATGATTCCGGCCGCCGCCGATCAGCGCCTGGCCGATGCGGTGGACGTGTTCTGCGAAGGCATCGCCTTCTCCCCGGCCCAGTGCGAGCGGGTATTCCAGGCTGCACAGCGCCATGGCCTGGCCATCAAGGCCCATGCCGAGCAACTGTCCAACCTGGGTGGCAGCGCCCTGGCTGCCCGTTATGGCGCCCTGTCCGCCGACCATATCGAATACCTGGACGAAGCCGGCGTACGCGCCATGGCCGAGGCCGGCACCACAGCGGTCCTGCTGCCCGGTGCCTTCCACGTACTGCGTGAAACCCGGCTGCCGCCCATCGAGTTGCTGCGCCAGTACGGCGTGCCCATGGCCGTGGCCAGCGACGCCAACCCTGGCACCTCACCGATCTGCATGCCGACGCTGATGGCCAACCTGGCCTGCACCCTGTTTCGCTTCACCCCGCGCGAAGCCCTGGCCGGCATGACCGCCCACGGCGCCCGAGCCCTCGGCCTGCCAGACCTCGGCCGCATTGCCGTCGGCGCCCCAGCGGATCTGTGCCTGTGGGATATCCAGCAACCGGCCGAACTGGCCTACGCGGTGCAGGCCGGGCGTCTGCGCCAGCGTGTGTTCAATGGAGCCATTACCTATGCTCGCTGA
- a CDS encoding DUF4197 domain-containing protein, with the protein MLRIPVLVAGLLLSANVFALSLSDLSQQDASGGLKDALTQGAKVAVQQLGKPGGFSNNPEVRIELPGKLGKAAKTMKMMGMGAQVEQLETSMNKAAEAAVPQAQALLVDAVKKMSVQDAKSILAGPEDSATQYLNKSSREQIRARFLPIVKQATDQVGLAKQYNSFAGQAATFGVLDAKSANIESYVTEQALDGLFDMIAKQEASIRENPAAAATSLAKKVFGAL; encoded by the coding sequence ATGCTCCGCATCCCCGTTCTCGTTGCCGGCCTGCTGCTGTCCGCCAACGTGTTCGCCCTGTCGCTCTCCGACCTCAGCCAGCAGGACGCCAGCGGCGGCCTCAAGGACGCCCTCACCCAGGGCGCCAAGGTAGCCGTGCAGCAGCTCGGCAAGCCCGGCGGCTTCAGCAACAACCCCGAGGTGCGCATCGAACTGCCCGGCAAGCTCGGCAAGGCCGCCAAGACCATGAAGATGATGGGCATGGGCGCCCAGGTCGAGCAACTGGAAACCAGCATGAACAAGGCCGCCGAAGCCGCCGTGCCCCAGGCCCAGGCGCTGCTGGTCGACGCGGTGAAGAAGATGAGCGTGCAAGACGCCAAGAGCATCCTTGCAGGCCCCGAGGACTCGGCCACCCAGTACCTGAACAAGAGCAGCCGCGAGCAGATCCGCGCCAGGTTCCTGCCCATCGTCAAGCAGGCCACCGACCAGGTCGGCCTGGCCAAGCAGTACAACAGCTTTGCCGGCCAGGCCGCCACGTTCGGCGTGCTCGACGCCAAGAGCGCCAATATCGAGAGCTACGTGACCGAACAGGCCCTCGACGGTCTATTCGACATGATCGCCAAGCAGGAAGCCAGCATCCGCGAAAACCCGGCGGCGGCGGCTACCAGCCTGGCGAAGAAGGTATTTGGCGCGCTGTAA